The Henckelia pumila isolate YLH828 chromosome 2, ASM3356847v2, whole genome shotgun sequence genome includes a window with the following:
- the LOC140885434 gene encoding kunitz trypsin inhibitor 4-like yields the protein MKNDLIFSFITLLIFLHTATQAQEEPDAVLDWDGNALLLGESYYVVPIVPIINVRASGLLPFVVSKENCRYGVSQTLSGVGVSMNFSLIVTPYNHLLSRKKTAPTEFAVPENVDLDISFSTSVGCGPSDRWKSDYDNATEQYFVMIGAEPRKNPPGIIGEAFQIRKVGIPGTYEFVFCPQTCFSCVRKCHAVGIVVQGGVRRLVVSTTGEAFFPFSFRKYLPEHAMD from the coding sequence ATGAAGAATGATCTTATCTTCTCCTTCATCACTCTCCTCATCTTCTTGCACACCGCCACACAAGCCCAGGAGGAGCCTGACGCGGTGCTCGACTGGGACGGGAACGCGCTCCTGTTAGGCGAGAGTTACTACGTGGTGCCGATAGTTCCGATTATAAACGTCCGAGCCAGCGGCCTCCTCCCATTCGTCGTGTCGAAAGAAAACTGCAGATACGGTGTTTCTCAAACACTATCTGGAGTGGGCGTCTCAATGAATTTCAGTTTGATCGTCACTCCTTATAATCATCTGCTTAGTCGAAAGAAAACTGCACCTACGGAGTTCGCAGTCCCTGAAAACGTCGATTTAGACATCTCGTTTTCTACTTCAGTCGGTTGCGGTCCGTCGGACAGGTGGAAAAGCGACTACGACAATGCCACGGAGCAGTACTTCGTTATGATAGGTGCAGAACCTCGTAAGAATCCGCCTGGAATCATTGGCGAAGCTTTTCAGATTCGAAAGGTTGGGATACCCGGTACTTATGAGTTTGTCTTCTGCCCTCAGACATGTTTTTCTTGTGTCCGTAAGTGCCATGCGGTCGGGATTGTCGTTCAAGGCGGAGTGAGGCGTTTGGTTGTGAGTACTACTGGTGAAGCCTTTTTCCCCTTTTCGTTCCGCAAGTACCTGCCCGAACACGCGATGGACTGA